TAGGTCCTCTATACCACACATTTATAAATTTGACATGAAAAAATGAATCTTGTTGCTATATATTTCTAATATATAATCAGACTAAAGATTTTGCAGTTCCTAGGAGGAATGCAATGGCCTTAATCTTGTCAGGTTGCATCTTCTCTCAAGTCAGTTTGCAAAGTCCTGCATTTGCTCAACAAACTGTTGCGTTGAGGGAGTACATAGATAGTTTTGATGGCTACTCATTCAAGTACCCTAAGAATTGGATTCAAGTTAAAGGTGCTGGAGCTGATATTTTCTTCAGAGACCCTTATATTCTTGATGAAAACCTAGCTGTGGATTTGTCCTCTCCTTCATCCTCGAATTACAAGAGCGTCGAAGATCTGGGTCCGCCAGAAGTAGCCGCAAAGCAAGTGCTTAGGCAGTATCTGACAGAGTTCATGTCTACAAGACTCGGGGTGA
Above is a genomic segment from Rosa chinensis cultivar Old Blush chromosome 3, RchiOBHm-V2, whole genome shotgun sequence containing:
- the LOC112192422 gene encoding psbP domain-containing protein 1, chloroplastic isoform X2 is translated as MALILSGCIFSQVSLQSPAFAQQTVALREYIDSFDGYSFKYPKNWIQVKGAGADIFFRDPYILDENLAVDLSSPSSSNYKSVEDLGPPEVAAKQVLRQYLTEFMSTRLGVKREGKVLSTSSRVADDGKLYYQVEVNIKSYASNNELAVMPKDRVVSMEWNRRYLTVLGVENNQLYALRLQTPENVFVEEESDLRRVMESFRVNKVAA